Proteins encoded within one genomic window of Streptomyces taklimakanensis:
- a CDS encoding helix-turn-helix domain-containing protein — protein MRDLTAGESPILRHVDVPGGARPDPGRGIERVEACDGNWRLPDGVTRARDALAVVPEDVPPPDDPAPALRELAERGVAAVVLTGPAAAPGPERERVVAAARSVGPPLLEPVSPGGAAEVRARVLHRLAGALREAVGRRDRLLRLTARLDRHEEDPGRLLRHLEDECDAEVRLIVPGSTTGWAVLDGHRRLLARIHAGHTHAAALSAEGRHVLLHAVGSAPPHPVLAAARSGPWPRGLRDLPALTAGQLGLLRHPMERRAVEGRLWRSEMALRVSILQYLMVGGVTAAVRAAEPLVPGVLTADAGQVAVVECASPEDRPAVVRACEEAVRRRALVVLCPAVDRHVVVVLPHRPEDGAGQGPGGGLAGGFGSGADATEAAELLAPVVRAPGMAAGIGRPGPWYRTARCYDSAIRALATARRTPERIAVEVGGSPLVAFLPAPARRWAETLLSPLDGLPREQRDQLVHTARLALSYGAAPTARLVGVDRTTAGKRLALVMRRAGLSRGRLVDRAVLDLAFQLGDRPLPGGSAGPDGGASGLVALLAGSDGARQEAERFLEPLDTDTRALLAQWVAHDGAVGRAAVALGMHRNSLSQRLERAGALVGRALTQPGSGCHDLLWALVLTGRLPSRIVHDPVLDGPRPE, from the coding sequence ATGCGTGACCTGACCGCCGGAGAGAGCCCGATACTGCGCCACGTGGACGTGCCGGGCGGCGCCCGTCCGGATCCGGGGCGAGGGATCGAGCGGGTGGAGGCGTGCGACGGGAACTGGCGACTCCCCGACGGTGTGACGCGGGCACGCGACGCGCTGGCCGTCGTGCCCGAGGACGTCCCGCCCCCCGACGACCCCGCGCCCGCGCTGCGGGAGCTGGCCGAGCGCGGCGTGGCCGCCGTCGTCCTCACCGGCCCGGCCGCCGCCCCCGGTCCGGAGCGGGAACGGGTGGTGGCGGCGGCCCGCTCCGTCGGACCACCGTTGCTGGAGCCCGTCTCCCCGGGCGGGGCGGCCGAGGTGCGGGCGCGCGTCCTGCACCGGTTGGCCGGGGCGCTGCGCGAGGCCGTCGGCCGGCGTGACCGGCTGCTGCGCCTCACGGCCCGGCTGGACCGCCACGAAGAGGACCCCGGCAGGCTCCTGCGGCACCTGGAGGACGAGTGCGACGCCGAGGTCCGGCTGATCGTTCCCGGCTCCACGACGGGGTGGGCGGTGCTGGACGGGCATCGACGGCTGCTCGCCCGGATCCACGCCGGACACACCCACGCCGCCGCCCTGTCCGCCGAGGGGCGACACGTCCTGCTGCACGCAGTGGGCTCCGCGCCCCCGCACCCGGTGCTCGCCGCGGCGCGGTCCGGGCCCTGGCCCCGCGGGCTGCGTGATCTTCCGGCCCTCACCGCCGGCCAACTCGGCCTGCTGCGGCACCCGATGGAGCGGCGCGCGGTCGAAGGGCGGTTGTGGCGGAGCGAGATGGCGTTGCGGGTGTCGATCCTCCAGTACCTCATGGTCGGGGGAGTGACCGCGGCGGTGCGGGCGGCCGAGCCGCTGGTGCCCGGGGTGCTGACCGCGGACGCCGGACAGGTGGCCGTGGTGGAGTGCGCGTCCCCCGAGGACCGTCCCGCGGTCGTGCGCGCGTGCGAGGAGGCGGTGCGCCGACGGGCGCTGGTCGTGCTCTGCCCGGCGGTGGACCGGCATGTCGTCGTGGTCCTCCCGCACCGGCCCGAGGACGGCGCCGGGCAGGGTCCCGGAGGCGGCCTCGCGGGCGGTTTCGGGAGCGGGGCCGACGCGACCGAGGCCGCCGAACTGCTGGCGCCGGTCGTGCGCGCGCCCGGCATGGCGGCCGGGATCGGCCGCCCGGGACCGTGGTACCGCACCGCCCGCTGTTACGACTCCGCGATCCGAGCCCTGGCCACGGCACGGCGCACCCCGGAGCGCATAGCCGTCGAGGTCGGCGGCAGCCCGCTGGTGGCCTTCCTCCCCGCTCCCGCCCGCCGGTGGGCCGAGACGCTGCTGAGCCCCCTGGACGGTCTCCCGCGCGAGCAGCGCGACCAACTCGTGCACACCGCCCGGCTGGCCCTCTCCTACGGCGCGGCGCCCACCGCCCGCCTGGTGGGGGTGGACCGCACCACCGCCGGGAAGAGACTGGCCCTCGTCATGCGGCGGGCCGGCCTCAGCCGCGGCCGACTGGTCGATCGCGCCGTACTCGACCTCGCCTTCCAACTCGGCGACCGGCCCCTCCCGGGCGGCTCTGCCGGCCCCGACGGCGGGGCTTCGGGGCTCGTCGCCCTCCTGGCGGGAAGCGACGGGGCCCGGCAGGAGGCGGAGCGCTTCCTCGAACCGCTCGACACCGACACCCGCGCCCTGCTCGCGCAGTGGGTCGCGCACGACGGGGCGGTCGGACGGGCCGCCGTCGCGCTGGGCATGCACCGCAACAGCCTGTCGCAGCGGTTGGAGAGGGCGGGGGCGCTGGTGGGCCGCGCCCTCACCCAACCCGGCAGCGGCTGTCACGACCTGCTGTGGGCCCTCGTCCTCACCGGGCGGCTTCCGTCACGGATCGTCCACGACCCGGTCCTCGACGGCCCGCGCCCGGAGTGA
- a CDS encoding adenylyl-sulfate kinase: MSPAPRPTPESLLITGTVGAGKTTVAHVVGDLLADAGTPTAVVDLDALCRSRPAPEGDPFNVELLLRNLRCVAGNHIAAGAVRLVLAGVAESRGDRERYREAVGTGLTVCRLRVHLPTVRRRLVRRHENDHAPDALRWHLDRAGELDRILDRAHVADHTVDATDGSAADIATAVLRAVGWG; the protein is encoded by the coding sequence GTGAGCCCCGCGCCCCGCCCGACCCCCGAGAGCCTGCTGATCACCGGCACCGTGGGCGCCGGCAAGACCACGGTGGCCCACGTCGTCGGCGACCTGCTCGCCGACGCCGGGACCCCCACCGCGGTCGTGGACCTCGACGCGCTGTGCCGGTCCCGGCCCGCTCCGGAGGGGGACCCCTTCAACGTCGAACTGCTGCTGCGGAACCTGCGCTGCGTGGCGGGCAACCACATCGCCGCCGGGGCGGTCCGGCTCGTCCTCGCGGGAGTGGCCGAGAGCCGCGGCGATCGCGAGCGGTACCGCGAGGCCGTCGGCACCGGACTGACGGTGTGCCGGCTGCGGGTCCACCTGCCCACGGTGCGGCGGCGCCTCGTCCGCCGGCACGAGAACGACCACGCTCCCGACGCGCTGCGGTGGCACCTGGACAGGGCGGGCGAGCTGGACCGGATCCTCGACCGGGCCCACGTCGCGGACCACACCGTCGACGCCACCGACGGTTCCGCCGCCGACATCGCCACCGCCGTGCTCCGGGCCGTCGGCTGGGGCTGA
- a CDS encoding SpoIIE family protein phosphatase — protein MNGQVEQTSVPVAQALGTGAPDPRDAPSAVFAELTGPRHAVATANPAFFRALGRGERHGVPLAALAPELLGQGIVDLLDEVYRTGRPHSARDARVLLGPPGRTIEAYYDFSYEPRRGPGGDVEGVTVLGVETTAVRQARQLAAEQRALLERVAGDAPLEEVLHGMAAAIEALAPGTLVSVLLADDDGTHLRHGAAPSLPEFYNEAVDGIATGEGVGSCGTAAHRRETFVVDDIATHPYWADFREPARRAGLAACWSTPITGTGGRLLGTFALYHRVPLVPREADLALVTAFARTAALAVERHRARRARERAEARERAARQDLTFLLDAGTRIGRDLDLHESLHRLAELSVPALAPASAVDVLVGGRLRRVATARDGAHPRPRAEEGWDPPEREVVDRVMASGTTELARRVPAETAGGWGRGTTGYLCVPLIWRDRAFGTLTLLFTEERPLRSRTVALAEELARRAAVIAHNAQQYTERVELARDLQAGLLPPEAPAIPGAEVAAFHRPAGEGLEVGGDFYDVFRPADDRWAFMIGDVCGRGAPAATVTGLVRHTARAVARLVDAPGRVVEEVNTALLEGVRHGSAFVTLVYGQVTRGPDGPTVELVRAGHVPPLVRRAGRRVEEVGGGGMLLGVVPDPACRPARFTLAPGESVFLVTDGITEARSADGDLFGEERLARALAGAGREDGPGARELLEQVVAAVDRFSGGGVPAEDDRAALVLTAR, from the coding sequence ATGAACGGGCAGGTGGAACAGACGTCCGTACCGGTCGCCCAGGCCCTCGGAACCGGCGCGCCCGACCCGCGGGACGCGCCGTCGGCCGTCTTCGCGGAGCTGACCGGGCCGCGCCACGCCGTGGCGACGGCCAACCCCGCCTTCTTCCGGGCCCTGGGCCGGGGCGAGCGGCACGGCGTACCCCTCGCCGCGCTGGCCCCCGAACTCCTCGGACAGGGCATCGTGGACCTGCTGGACGAGGTCTACCGCACCGGCCGCCCCCACTCCGCCCGGGACGCCCGGGTGCTCCTGGGCCCGCCCGGCAGGACGATCGAGGCGTACTACGACTTCAGCTACGAGCCGCGCCGCGGACCGGGCGGGGACGTCGAGGGCGTCACCGTCCTGGGCGTGGAGACCACCGCCGTCCGGCAGGCCCGGCAACTGGCCGCCGAGCAACGCGCCCTGCTGGAGCGGGTCGCCGGGGACGCGCCTCTGGAGGAGGTCCTGCACGGCATGGCCGCCGCGATCGAGGCCCTCGCCCCCGGGACGCTGGTCTCGGTGCTCCTCGCCGACGACGACGGGACGCACCTGCGCCACGGCGCCGCGCCGAGCCTGCCGGAGTTCTACAACGAGGCCGTCGACGGCATCGCCACCGGCGAGGGCGTGGGCTCCTGCGGCACCGCCGCCCACCGTCGCGAGACCTTCGTCGTCGACGACATCGCCACGCATCCCTACTGGGCGGACTTCCGGGAGCCGGCGCGGCGGGCCGGCCTGGCGGCCTGTTGGTCCACTCCGATCACGGGGACGGGCGGACGGCTGCTGGGCACCTTCGCCCTGTACCACCGGGTTCCGCTGGTGCCGCGCGAGGCCGATCTGGCCCTGGTCACCGCCTTCGCCCGCACCGCCGCCCTGGCCGTCGAGCGCCACCGTGCCAGGCGGGCGCGCGAGCGGGCCGAGGCCAGGGAACGGGCCGCCCGGCAGGACCTGACCTTCCTGCTCGACGCCGGCACGCGCATCGGCCGCGACCTGGACCTCCACGAGAGCCTCCACCGACTGGCCGAGCTGAGCGTCCCGGCCCTGGCGCCGGCGAGCGCCGTGGACGTGCTCGTGGGCGGGCGGCTGCGCCGGGTCGCCACGGCCCGCGACGGTGCCCACCCGCGTCCCCGGGCCGAGGAGGGGTGGGATCCCCCGGAACGGGAGGTCGTCGACCGGGTGATGGCCTCGGGCACCACCGAACTCGCCCGCCGGGTGCCGGCGGAGACGGCCGGCGGGTGGGGGCGGGGCACCACCGGCTACCTGTGCGTGCCCCTGATCTGGCGCGACAGGGCGTTCGGGACGCTGACCCTGCTGTTCACCGAGGAGCGTCCGCTCCGAAGCCGCACCGTCGCCCTGGCCGAGGAACTCGCCCGCCGCGCGGCGGTCATCGCCCACAACGCGCAGCAGTACACCGAACGGGTCGAGCTGGCCCGGGACCTCCAGGCCGGTCTGCTGCCGCCCGAGGCGCCCGCGATCCCCGGTGCCGAGGTGGCCGCCTTCCACCGCCCCGCGGGCGAGGGACTGGAGGTCGGCGGCGACTTCTACGACGTCTTCCGGCCGGCCGACGACCGCTGGGCGTTCATGATCGGTGACGTGTGCGGGCGCGGCGCCCCGGCCGCGACGGTCACCGGCCTGGTCCGCCACACCGCCCGCGCGGTGGCCCGGCTGGTCGACGCGCCCGGCCGGGTCGTCGAGGAGGTCAACACCGCCCTGCTGGAGGGAGTGCGGCACGGCAGCGCCTTCGTCACCCTCGTCTACGGGCAGGTCACCCGTGGGCCGGACGGGCCGACCGTCGAGCTGGTTCGGGCCGGCCACGTCCCGCCCCTGGTGCGGCGGGCCGGCCGGAGGGTCGAGGAGGTCGGCGGCGGGGGGATGCTGCTCGGTGTCGTCCCCGACCCGGCCTGTCGTCCGGCGCGCTTCACACTGGCTCCCGGGGAGAGCGTGTTCCTGGTCACCGACGGCATCACCGAGGCGCGTTCGGCGGACGGGGACCTCTTCGGCGAGGAGCGCCTGGCCCGGGCCCTGGCCGGTGCCGGGCGCGAGGACGGCCCGGGGGCACGGGAGTTGCTGGAACAGGTGGTCGCCGCCGTCGACCGGTTCTCGGGCGGCGGCGTCCCCGCCGAGGACGACCGCGCCGCCCTGGTCCTCACGGCCCGCTGA